One stretch of Thermoplasmata archaeon DNA includes these proteins:
- a CDS encoding cytochrome bc complex cytochrome b subunit has translation MKIIDRVWNWLDTRGHISDIPLKGMPDYSLNISYWIGALVAAAFFYLALTGMLLLMYYTPYYYVSSNGTINNLAWTSSNNILTKVAFGNLLLTSHQYMAYAMIFLMFVHFFRNYYLGDYKKPRELTWIVGILMSIITILMGFTGYFLPYTEISKDATDVGIGMAGIIPYIGNTLSSILSGNGTISSELSRFLAFHVLILPAILLLLFGLHFYLYEKNEAAPPLSSESKSEKIEHKKIAWFPVFLAYSLGTALLLYGTVLIWSALEPLTLPPPVGSGISIVPMPEWYLAAFFKIVDFQYISTNIVYILLIIILFLILVPFLDRSSSRHPRDRPLFIAIVTTFMQYMILFTIWAYLQPGVAVPATTWVPISVGIGAYDILIVYVLYYRYRKKSAIKVAGGA, from the coding sequence ATGAAGATTATTGATAGAGTATGGAATTGGCTGGATACTAGAGGACACATATCTGATATACCATTAAAAGGTATGCCTGATTACTCCCTGAATATTAGCTACTGGATAGGAGCGCTGGTTGCCGCAGCGTTCTTTTATCTGGCCTTAACTGGAATGCTTTTGCTTATGTATTATACCCCTTATTACTATGTAAGTTCGAATGGGACTATAAATAATCTGGCTTGGACTTCATCCAATAATATATTAACTAAGGTGGCATTTGGAAATTTGCTATTAACTTCACATCAATACATGGCTTATGCCATGATATTTTTGATGTTTGTACACTTTTTCAGAAACTATTATCTTGGAGATTATAAAAAACCACGTGAACTTACATGGATAGTGGGTATACTAATGTCAATAATTACTATTTTGATGGGTTTCACAGGTTATTTTTTGCCATATACCGAAATATCCAAGGATGCAACCGATGTGGGAATAGGCATGGCTGGTATTATACCTTACATAGGCAACACTTTGTCTTCAATACTCTCTGGTAATGGAACTATAAGCTCAGAGCTATCTAGATTCCTTGCTTTTCATGTCTTGATTTTACCTGCTATATTATTACTTCTGTTCGGATTGCATTTTTATCTATATGAGAAAAATGAGGCTGCACCTCCATTATCTAGCGAATCAAAAAGTGAGAAGATAGAACACAAAAAAATAGCATGGTTTCCGGTGTTTCTGGCATATTCTCTAGGAACAGCTTTGCTGTTGTACGGTACCGTATTGATCTGGTCAGCACTGGAGCCTCTGACATTGCCACCGCCGGTAGGATCTGGCATATCTATAGTTCCAATGCCAGAATGGTACCTTGCTGCATTCTTTAAAATAGTAGATTTTCAGTATATAAGCACAAATATCGTATATATTTTATTAATAATAATATTGTTCTTGATACTAGTGCCGTTTTTAGATCGGTCTTCCAGCAGACATCCAAGAGACAGGCCATTATTCATTGCTATTGTTACCACTTTTATGCAGTATATGATATTGTTTACAATCTGGGCTTATTTACAGCCTGGGGTCGCAGTGCCGGCAACAACCTGGGTACCGATAAGCGTGGGTATTGGAGCTTATGATATCCTGATAGTTTATGTTTTATATTATAGATATCGAAAAAAGAGTGCTATAAAGGTTGCGGGAGGCGCATGA
- a CDS encoding twin-arginine translocase TatA/TatE family subunit, translated as MKVIRMIGNIMDWLILIVVILVLFGGAKKIPEFAKSLGRAMGEFKRGQMEVEEEIKKSIESKNKDNESETKK; from the coding sequence GTGAAGGTAATAAGAATGATAGGAAATATAATGGATTGGCTGATTTTGATAGTAGTAATATTGGTACTGTTCGGCGGCGCAAAAAAGATACCAGAGTTCGCAAAATCGCTGGGAAGGGCCATGGGCGAGTTTAAGCGTGGCCAGATGGAAGTTGAAGAAGAGATCAAAAAAAGCATAGAGTCTAAAAACAAAGATAACGAATCAGAAACAAAAAAATAA
- a CDS encoding enoyl-CoA hydratase/isomerase family protein has translation MYKEFKKLQIWTEDRIGIMALDNGTNNDMDIELLSEILSALSVSITDQHIDYIVITGSKNTFSLGLNFCENRFENSEEIQMILNIGHSIATTLLSTPKLVVSIINGTAVDAGLELVLLSDIIISKKNVKVGFPGLWFDLPHIIGTPTLFSLIYGKNKYYKMISEQLYLSESIDIINKILPADTLMKSAKEYITYLPYFQNRFKKEIFSLYRPYLDFERYDLIALNSKPKIRELRQELSKTL, from the coding sequence ATGTATAAAGAATTTAAAAAATTGCAAATCTGGACCGAAGACAGGATTGGAATTATGGCACTGGACAACGGAACCAATAACGATATGGATATAGAACTATTATCCGAGATATTGAGTGCGTTAAGTGTTAGCATTACAGACCAGCATATAGATTATATTGTTATAACAGGATCCAAAAACACATTTTCTTTGGGTCTTAATTTTTGTGAAAACAGGTTTGAGAACAGTGAAGAGATCCAAATGATATTAAATATAGGGCATAGCATCGCTACAACGTTGCTCTCTACCCCAAAGCTGGTGGTCTCTATAATAAATGGCACTGCTGTTGACGCGGGATTAGAACTGGTTTTACTCTCGGATATTATAATCAGCAAGAAAAACGTGAAAGTTGGATTTCCAGGGTTATGGTTTGATCTGCCACATATAATCGGCACTCCTACCCTGTTTTCTTTAATTTATGGAAAAAACAAATATTATAAAATGATTTCTGAGCAATTGTACTTATCTGAAAGCATAGACATAATAAACAAAATTTTGCCAGCTGATACGCTAATGAAAAGCGCAAAAGAATATATTACCTATTTGCCTTATTTCCAGAACCGATTCAAAAAAGAGATTTTTAGTCTTTACAGACCTTATCTGGACTTTGAAAGATATGACTTAATTGCCTTAAATAGCAAGCCTAAAATCAGAGAATTAAGGCAAGAACTGTCAAAAACACTGTAA
- a CDS encoding twin-arginine translocase subunit TatC, translated as MEFKDIIENYKILVSFLKRILLVFFIFFVSVLFLSYKIYRFNNINIYYPYPDFFHSFSISFFIYIKDTTLSHGLILININPFDLIFVDIYSGLALALIFSVPFILYFAIKYLSPALYKKEKKAILYIILPSIILFLLGASFAYYIILPLLFKVVLIFASDLNVIPTMSVLGFFTLVVKIIILTGLSFEMPVIIVFLSYIGLVSPQTWLKNWKYAVVVSFFIALLVSPGATGGIIETMIGLILSGLYIAGALISKIVYKK; from the coding sequence ATGGAGTTTAAGGATATTATTGAAAACTATAAAATTTTAGTCTCTTTTTTAAAACGTATTTTATTGGTTTTTTTCATATTTTTTGTATCTGTGCTTTTCCTTAGTTACAAGATATACAGGTTTAACAACATAAACATCTACTATCCTTATCCCGATTTTTTTCACAGCTTTTCTATTTCATTTTTTATATACATTAAAGATACTACTCTTTCCCATGGCCTGATCTTAATCAATATTAATCCATTTGATCTGATATTTGTTGATATCTATTCTGGGCTTGCTCTTGCTTTAATATTTTCAGTTCCATTTATCTTGTATTTTGCTATTAAGTATCTGTCTCCGGCCCTGTACAAAAAAGAGAAAAAGGCAATATTATACATCATTCTCCCTTCGATAATCCTATTTTTGCTAGGTGCTTCCTTTGCATACTACATTATTTTGCCGTTGTTATTCAAGGTGGTATTGATTTTCGCTTCAGATCTAAATGTTATACCTACGATGAGCGTGCTTGGATTTTTTACGCTCGTAGTAAAAATCATAATTCTGACAGGGTTATCATTTGAAATGCCTGTCATAATTGTATTTTTGTCATACATAGGATTAGTAAGTCCCCAAACATGGCTTAAAAACTGGAAGTATGCCGTAGTAGTTTCTTTTTTTATAGCCTTGCTAGTTTCACCGGGAGCAACAGGTGGAATAATTGAGACTATGATCGGGCTGATTCTCTCAGGGCTCTACATTGCGGGAGCTTTGATATCAAAGATCGTGTATAAGAAATAA